The genomic interval AACGCTTCCTCGTCTCCGCTGAACGGTGAGCTCGTTATTGATTCAGCCGCTGCCATCGCGGTAATAGATGGCTTCTCTCGACTATCATTCGCTTGCTGCATAAGTTTGGCCAAATCCAAATCGGATGGGGGCATGGGAGGCGGCGTGTTTTTCGCCATTGCCCGCATGCAAGCACCCTGCCAACGCATCATGGATCCAATACTTTGTACCGTCACGCCGTGGGTGTCTAAGTGTGCCTGTGTTAATTTGGCGTATTCCTTTGTCTGAAAGTCTGGAGAAATGCTGAGCCGGGTGATCAAATTTTCCCATTGCTCGACAGCATCGTCAATCCCGTCTGCTACTTTGAGAAGTCGTTGAGGTTCGGGAGTTTGACCCATCTGCATATCGAGATTGAGTCTGGTCATCTCGGCGGCAAACTCGGGGCCAGCAGAGTTCAATTTTTCCATACGCGGTTCTACATCGATCGCAGTCTCAGATCTAAAGGGACAGAAAGGCCCCACCGGCGTCAAAGCCATTTGCAACTGATCTGAAGAAATCTTCGAAACTAAATTACTCGAACGAAGGGAAGTGATGAATGCCGTTGCCGAGGCCTCATAAGCCGTCACAATCGCTACAATCAAAAGCAAGGTTGGGCATGCTTCAATTCTCATTCTTAAAAATAAATACTGTCGCTTCGAGAGTGCAGGAGGCACTCACTGTCACCATCGTCAAGATCCTCGCCCCCATGGCATGACACCGAAATCTTGCTTCACAAAATTTGGATTTCAACATATTCCACGTGGCATTGTATCTtgcgacaaaaaagaaaggaaCGTCGATTAAATGAAATCTCGaagaatttctttttcagacCCGCTTTCACGtattcttttttcttttcgtttgcgaaTACTCTCCTCATCATTTGCCATCATAAAAACGAATTTCATGATTTTCACCATGAAACatacctttttcttggcaatTGCTCTCGCCAGCATGGCCTCTGCGGCTAATTCTTGGAGCTTTGAACGTATGCCTTATGGGATATTGAGTCCGATGGTCCAACATGCCTATTCCCCGGCAGAACGACTTCTTCGCCAGTCCTATGCTCCCACGAATCGCGAATTAGCAGATTTTAGCAGTTATCCACGTTGCGAAGTGACGGACAATGATGAGAAGTTTGAACTTGCTATTGCCGTTCCGGGTATTGATTCTAAGAACATCGATGTCAGTGTCAACGACAACATTCTTTCAATCCAAGGTCACCAAGAATCCAAGAGTGGGACGTATAGCTTCACATCTACATTTTCTCAGAGCTACACGCTAGATCCGACTGTTGAGAGCGACAAGGTCAACGCAAACCTCAACAACGGAATACTCGTTATTTCGGGCCccaaagacttggaaaaGCTAGGGAGGCGAGTTCGAAAGATTCCTATTTTGACCGATAGCTCTAGCCTTGTTCAAAGCGGTGAGCAAACATCTGATGTGGCACAGGATCACAAAGAAATCAAGATTGCAACGAACGACGACACCAAATAGGTAAAATTCTCAGAGTTCTGTTCGCATTCAGACCTTTATATTTTGCCTTTGCATGAAGTCCTTAGCAATGAATCCTACGAAATCGATGACGAGGCCACATTCTTTCCGTTGATGCCAATATTGATGATAGTAGATACGAATAATGCAAACCGATAAATTCACGCATTTTAGCATATTTTGATTACTGCAGGAACAGTTTGCATTCCCCATTCGGCATAGTACAAGTATGGCGGACGGTTTGAACGTGTGGCTTCTCGTTAAAGTCCCCTCCAGCCAGCATGCAGTGAATGTCCTTCAAGGACTCCTCGTCTGGCGGGAAAATTACAACAGCCTTGCGCCCCGCCTGGGTTGGCATGGATATGAAATAAGATCCAACCGAAACAGAAAATGAGGAAGAGGACGGGAAAACTCTCTTGTTTTCTAGTTTGTCTGGGGGAACTGTCAACTTGTAAAGTTCTTGAGCGACTTGCCAATGCAGCCATCGTCTTGGTTTGTTGTCACAACTACCACCAAGTACTGAACATTGTAAGCGACAttgcaaaagcttttgcaTTGAAGACGGGACGCAATTCGGCAAAAGATTTTTGTATCTGGAAGGAATGCTAGAAGCGAAACGAACCAAAGCCGTCATGGCAAATAATTGCATTGGCCAAAACTTAATCGACAACAGCCGGTGAAACGATTCCGTCAAATTTTGCAGGACAACTTGTGATGTTTTTGGAGTTAAAACCTGTCCCAGCACCCCAAGTAACCGAGCAGCACCAAATACTGTGATTGAATAAGGCTGATCGGCGCGAGAGACCTCTTTTAAGCATTTTGGACTTGTGCATAGTCTGACAAGCTCAATCAATGCAAGGACTATCGTGCTCGAACCCCCACAGGTCTCCTCCACGTTTTCGTAGAAAATTCTCATTACTATAGCAACGAATGCAACGAACCGTCTGCGTCGGCCTCTCGAAGACTTCTCGATCCGTGTCCAAGCTTTTACACACGATTGCACCAGAGGTTCAAGTTCACGAGGTGAAAAAGGATGCGACTTTTCAATGACCACCACCGCATCCATGAGTGCTTGGTAACTTATTCGTGGAGACAGACGTGCAATAAATTCAGACGGACTCCTCATCGGCAATTGAATCTCCTGGAGGAAACCAGTCACAATTGTCATGAGCTGCAAAGACACCAATTTGGACGGTCGacgctttcgttttcgctttgCCTGACAATATTTTTGGCGCAGTGCCTGGTATTCCTCCCGCAAGAGCTTTTCCATTTGAAACTTCAAACCTATGTTATCAGTACCCCACAATCGGAACAGTACCGAGGCCACATTGGCCCTCAATTCCGCTCTAGTCCGCAGATCAAACAGAACCTTGATTAGCAACGTGACCAGTGATTCGTCACTCGGCGGAATGCTTTCTCCGATCGCTGATGCGTGCAGCGCAATGATTGTAACTGTAACTTCTTGTGTCCATGGATTTTGTATTGCTCTTGAGAGCATTGCTGTATCACTTTTTTCACACTGGGGGAAGACTGGACACAGCCATTTCACCAAAACGCTGTAAAATTGGGCTCGACATGTGTCCTCATTCCGGCAGAAATAATCGGATCGCTCACAGCACCACAAAGTTTGCGATACGAGTCGTGTAGTTCGCAGTATTACATCGTGGAGGGACCTTGATGCTTCACCAAGAAAGGCGCTAAAACACAAAGGCCAGGAAAAGAATAGAAGCTGTCGGCAAACACGCACCGACATGAGTAAATGATCCTTCGCAAACTCTTTTGTCAATCCGTTTTCTAAAATGTCATGGTACACCAAAATTTGGCCAAATGCAAGAGAGACGTTACACAGGGATGGAGCCGATGCACTTTCACCCGAGCGAAATAAAGAACTCTCGACTGTAGAAATCTGTAGACTCCGGCCAGCATTGCTGCTACAGTTATTTTGTCTCTCCTTTCCCACTTGGGTCCAAAGCAAAGACTCCAGTCCACGCCGTGCCTTTTCTGTGAGAGGTACCAAATGCTCCGGATAAGGTAGATCTATACCCATCTGTGTCTGCAAAAATGGCTCCAGTCCTCTCAGCGTTACCAGTACGTCAAACATGTTCCTAATAACTGCCGATTGCCAATCATCCTGGGGGTCGATCAGTGGCAAATGTTCCAGCAGCGTCAAGACACGTCCTGTCAGAAAGGAGAAGATTCGCAGCTGCAGCTGAAATTGCGGCTGAGATGGGATCTCATTATGGAACACAGCCGCTTGAATGGCTTCTAACAATGGTCGCAAGCCCTCTTCCAAATAGCTGTGCAATGCGTATAACGCAGGGCATAGCAACCCAGCCGGTAACCACGAGTGACAAATTGGATCACTGGAGGACGACTTTACCGCCGTGACAAGGTCGCATAGACCTTTCCATAATGGTGAAATCATGGGCGGACTAGAGCGGGCGTAGTGGTCAAGCCTTGTTACGGAGCCGAAAACAAATGCTCCCACCTGAAAGGCGTTCCAGTGCTGAGTCGTGTCTGAATCGTAACAGTCTGCCCAGGAAGCATTCTCGATATGAATTTTGGTATCCGCCCTGACCATCAAACTCTGAGTTACATCGAGCAAGGCTTTGAGCTCTTCCAAAATCCATTTCTGTACTTGTGCACGATCGAAAGGAAGAAAGTTTGGATCCGGGTTGACGCCGACCTTCAGCAATTCAAACAAGAATTGCAAAAACCGCGTCACCGTGGCAAATCGTGAGATAAACCAAATAGAAGGCTTCATAAGACTTGTTTTTCCATGCGTGTTGTTGGTCGAGTTCTCGTGGTACAGCGCATCGTCTTTGATACTGTGCAGATAGGAGTTGAGAATGGCCACATGAGAATCATGTAAGTCGTGCGCCGTGATAAAATTAGTAGTTTGTGTGAGAGATTCGCTGCCATTTTCACTACTGCCCGATCCCGAGAGAAGCGACTGGATCAAGCTTTGTACAGGTGCACAAGGTAGAATTTTGGAACGCAAACAATCACGGACTGTGCGTTTTCCTGCTTGTTCAAAATCTCGTTCCAAACGCTTTAACAATGCCGTTGTAACGGGATGTATCATTGCTTGTGTGGCGCCATTCACTTCGTCCTGGCAGAATGAATTGTCATGATTTCGTTGCGCGTCTAAATTATCTTTTGAATGCTCTTCGGCTTTCTGCTGCAGCTGATTGCAGTTGACGGCGGATAGCGCGGGCTGTTTCTCAATACCTTCCTCCGCAACCACCATGATGATATCGATGCCGTCCTCGAAATTCCAAGGGGCCGTACCGTTTTCGGTCCTCCCAGATCAGGTCTTTGTGTGATGTAGGTACTCTAGACCGGGACTTCAGTGGTTCAAGGCCTTGTCCGTCGTTTCCTTGGATGTTCAGTTTTGCGTGTTGTCATTGTCCCATATCGACACAAACCCTTAAGGGAACGAATCCTGTGTAGGGTTTTAATTCGAAATTTAAATTCGGAAACTATTGGTTGCAAGTTCAAGTAGTGTCAGGCAAAAGGTGGTATTCCTGTCGATCATTCTGTTGATTCCTCCCGTCGATGCCTAATTTTATTGCCTACGCTTTGCCGTCGCGATGCAGATGCGTTTCTCCGATTCGTTTTTACTTACAGTGAGATATTCTCTTTTTCAGCGACTAACAAGGCACAGTTGCCAAGAATCACTCAACATTTCTGGTGAATTTTGGGAATAAAAGCAGATTGAAACGAAAGCTGAGTGAGTCTGGTCGTTGTAGAACCATTTTTAATCCTTGAGTGAttggcgtcgtcggcatGATCCAAAGCTCGGCCACCTCCACACGCAGTGTCAATGAGATGCTGCTAGATCATTTCCCTGTCAGCGAAACCGAGTTGGAAGGCATTTGTTTGGTGTTTTCTCTGTCGCAGCTCCAATCACTGCTTTTGGGCGGTACTGAGGCTCAACTCATAAACGGCAGCAACATCGCAAAGGATCTACGGTTGTCGGATCTGCGTCGCGCAGTTCCGTCTGGGCCTGTTACCGATGCCAATCTTGGCGCGACGACCGACGAAATGTTGACCAAGCTGGAATATGTTGAGCAGCATCTTTTACCAGAATTGATTGAAATCTTTTGCCATACGTTGCGTTCTGTTTTCGTGTTGGATCTAGTATCAGAAGCAGACGGTTGCGACGAGCCGCTCTCTCTGATGGAAACAGCTAGATTGTTAGAAACCTTTGTCTCGCTATGCGGTCGACGATCCTCACACTTTCTTATGAAAACCCTGTTTGATGCTGTTCTGGACCAGGACGGGAGCGCAATCCAAGGCCAAGGCAACCATGTCGCCAGTGTCGAAGCCTTAGCAAGTCTGTTGCATCGCTTTGCCGTCGCCTACGAATTTCTTGCCTCGACGAAAGATGCCGAAACGGTCGACCGTATTACACCATACAGTACAGAAACGCCACTAGCCTGGATTGATTCCCTGTCCTCCAGCATCAGTAACAACAAGATTTCCAATGCAGAGTGGCGCGATTGGGTGAACAAGACTTGTCCCAatttttcgctttttgtCGCGTCCGTATGGCATATAGCGCTCATTCCTACGCATCTTTTTGAAGCGAGCCGGCAACCGTCATTTCGGTCCGTGACGCTCGATTCTCCCTCTTCTATACTGCTGCAGCACACTCGTCTTGATCGAGTCACGCTAGCGGCCATGACTTTGGATGGGCCATGGAAACGCCTTTACTCGAGTGCCTTGAAGGATGGACTAAGTTTTTTAACCCTTCAGCAAGCCTTGTGGAATTATGTGGGACCTACAGTACTACTGATTCAATCTACTGGGGGTGCCCGGTTCGGCTACTTTACTCA from Phaeodactylum tricornutum CCAP 1055/1 chromosome 11, complete sequence carries:
- a CDS encoding predicted protein, with protein sequence MVVAEEGIEKQPALSAVNCNQLQQKAEEHSKDNLDAQRNHDNSFCQDEVNGATQAMIHPVTTALLKRLERDFEQAGKRTVRDCLRSKILPCAPVQSLIQSLLSGSGSSENGSESLTQTTNFITAHDLHDSHVAILNSYLHSIKDDALYHENSTNNTHGKTSLMKPSIWFISRFATVTRFLQFLFELLKVGVNPDPNFLPFDRAQVQKWILEELKALLDVTQSLMVRADTKIHIENASWADCYDSDTTQHWNAFQVGAFVFGSVTRLDHYARSSPPMISPLWKGLCDLVTAVKSSSSDPICHSWLPAGLLCPALYALHSYLEEGLRPLLEAIQAAVFHNEIPSQPQFQLQLRIFSFLTGRVLTLLEHLPLIDPQDDWQSAVIRNMFDVLVTLRGLEPFLQTQMGIDLPYPEHLVPLTEKARRGLESLLWTQVGKERQNNCSSNAGRSLQISTVESSLFRSGESASAPSLCNVSLAFGQILVYHDILENGLTKEFAKDHLLMSVRVCRQLLFFSWPLCFSAFLGEASRSLHDVILRTTRLVSQTLWCCERSDYFCRNEDTCRAQFYSVLVKWLCPVFPQCEKSDTAMLSRAIQNPWTQEVTVTIIALHASAIGESIPPSDESLVTLLIKVLFDLRTRAELRANVASVLFRLWGTDNIGLKFQMEKLLREEYQALRQKYCQAKRKRKRRPSKLVSLQLMTIVTGFLQEIQLPMRSPSEFIARLSPRISYQALMDAVVVIEKSHPFSPRELEPLVQSCVKAWTRIEKSSRGRRRRFVAFVAIVMRIFYENVEETCGGSSTIVLALIELVRLCTSPKCLKEVSRADQPYSITVFGAARLLGVLGQVLTPKTSQVVLQNLTESFHRLLSIKFWPMQLFAMTALVRFASSIPSRYKNLLPNCVPSSMQKLLQCRLQCSVLGGSCDNKPRRWLHWQVAQELYKLTVPPDKLENKRVFPSSSSFSVSVGSYFISMPTQAGRKAVVIFPPDEESLKDIHCMLAGGDFNEKPHVQTVRHTCTMPNGECKLFLQ
- the HSP20C gene encoding heat shock protein Hsp20 (molecular chaperone; located in chloroplast), encoding MASAANSWSFERMPYGILSPMVQHAYSPAERLLRQSYAPTNRELADFSSYPRCEVTDNDEKFELAIAVPGIDSKNIDVSVNDNILSIQGHQESKSGTYSFTSTFSQSYTLDPTVESDKVNANLNNGILVISGPKDLEKLGRRVRKIPILTDSSSLVQSGEQTSDVAQDHKEIKIATNDDTK